The following are encoded together in the Phaseolus vulgaris cultivar G19833 chromosome 9, P. vulgaris v2.0, whole genome shotgun sequence genome:
- the LOC137821906 gene encoding cyclin-D3-2-like gives MANHHHYHHAHDTNLKSLLDTLYCSEEHWEEHVGEDELDQTEDDYLSANNTSNNNTTGGSTIINSVHNPHVLSESDMFCDEQELASLLGKEQHNPLSTCLQTNPALECAHREGVEWMLRVNAHYSFSALTALLAVNYFDRFLSTLHFQDGKPWMTHLAAVACLSLAAKVEETQVPLLLDLQVEEGRYLFEAKTIKRMEILVLSTLGWKMNPPTPLSFLDYITRRLGLKDHLCWEFLRKCEGLLVSVLGDWRLMGYLPSELASATMMHVVKSVKPCLEGEYQRQLSGILGFDKEKVNECRKVLELWSGYGKQGKQCTKRKFVSIPGSPNGVMEMSFSCDSSNESWAVAAAAAAAAASVCSSPEALSKKSRSEVKR, from the exons ATGGCCAATCACCACCACTATCATCATGCGCATGACACCAACCTCAAATCCCTTCTCGACACCCTATACTGCTCCGAAGAGCATTGGGAGGAACACGTTGGGGAAGATGAATTAGACCAAACAGAGGATGATTACCTAAGCGCTAATAATACTTCTAATAATAACACTACCGGTGGCAGCACCATAATAAACTCCGTTCACAACCCTCATGTGTTGTCGGAAAGCGACATGTTTTGTGACGAGCAAGAGTTGGCATCGCTGCTGGGGAAAGAACAACACAACCCTCTAAGCACTTGCCTCCAAACCAACCCTGCGTTGGAGTGTGCTCACAGAGAAGGCGTGGAGTGGATGCTCAGAGTGAACGCTCACTACTCCTTCTCTGCTCTCACAGCTCTTCTTGCCGTCAACTACTTTGACCGCTTCCTCTCCACCCTCCACTTTCAGGATGGCAAGCCATGGATGACTCACCTCGCTGCCGTCGCTTGCCTCTCTCTCGCTGCCAAAGTGGAGGAGACACAAGTTCCCCTTCTCCTAGACCTTCAA GTGGAGGAGGGTAGATACTTGTTCGAAGCCAAAACGATTAAAAGGATGGAGATTTTGGTACTTTCCACTCTTGGATGGAAGATGAACCCGCCAACCCCTCTGTCCTTTCTTGATTACAtcacaagaagacttggattgAAGGATCATCTCTGCTGGGAGTTCCTCAGGAAGTGCGAAGGCCTTCTTGTCTCTGTCCTCGGAG ATTGGAGGTTAATGGGTTATCTACCGTCTGAATTGGCAAGTGCTACGATGATGCACGTTGTGAAAAGCGTGAAGCCTTGTCTAGAAGGTGAATACCAGAGGCAACTCTCGGGTATTCTGGGATTCGACAAG GAGAAGGTGAACGAGTGTAGGAAGGTGTTGGAATTGTGGTCAGGGTACGGGAAGCAGGGGAAGCAATGCACGAAACGCAAGTTTGTAAGCATTCCCGGAAGTCCAAACGGCGTGATGGAGATGTCGTTTAGCTGTGATAGCTCGAATGAGTCGTGGGCAGTAGCTGCAGCAGCTGCCGCCGCCGCTGCTTCAGTGTGTTCTTCACCGGAAGCTTTGTCGAAGAAGAGTAGAAGTGAAGTAAAGCGATAA